The DNA region gtttttgaaaaataaaaaaaaacacacacacacacacgcacatacataCTTGTACATCCATTGAACTAAACTTCCATTAGGCTAGCTTTGTTTTTCTCCGATTTCACATTAGGAATAGAATCAATTAACTTACTTAACAACCTTTCGAATGCCACTATGAAAATCTAGGAATTCACCACGAATTATTtagaaaaattctaaaaaaaacacataattCTGTTAAAATCTGTGTcttgatttgaaaaatttatttaaactgtTTGtgtacttttattattttcaatacttttttacttttctaCATTTGTCTGAGTCTTATGTACCTACCTTTATTTAGACCATTATTTAGATAAGTATCTAATATTTGAAGGTTTGATTCAAAAGCACTTGACATTTTAACAACTTGCTTATCCAAAGGTTATCATATGCACTGTAATCGATAATTTACCAATTTTTCCCACATTACTGGAATACCAAATTACTACTCAATGCCCAGTGAGCGATTTCGAGCATTTTGAAATCATAATGTGCAAGCGACTTGCTCcacaaagtatgcaacaattttgtgTATTAAGTTTGCCTCACAAGAACGTTAAGTAACCTTTAAAGCAATTCATTTATTCGCCGAACCCTGTACCAAAATCTTAGCCACATTGAACATCATTGGTTCTCAATTGTCTTTGATTTGTCTttaaatgtaatataaaaaaaaaacaattctgAACATTTTCATTGGAAACAGAACAATATCTATATAGAATgaacatatatataagaatatgaCTTGTCCTATAACGCGTTCATAGTATTAATTATAATCCAAACACAAATTAATACTTAGATTTCTTAGATTTCTcgtcaaaaaaagaaaattggaaacaaaacacacaaatttATTACATAATTTACgccaaaatcagaaaatcGTAGAATGTGCAATGGAATAGAAATTCTAATTCATTAGaatgtttttaatatatatctAATCGTTTCGATTGAATCTCTGCACCATCATTCGAAATACGTAACGCCATAGCCTTGCCTGGAAACAATACCAATATCCATAAACACTCTGCCTTacatggcgtatgcgtaatattgTAATGACAGCCTTAGAATAAACTTTCAATAAGTATCACATTACGATTCCTATAGCAATCCATACTTGTTCAGACTGTATTTTCTCCAACTTctaaacaatttcaaaaagttatgtatattttaaaatggcaTTAAATCATTGGATTcttgaaaaaaataatttcgatgtgaattttgaaaaaatcactatatatattatcacaattttttgtgaaaaatagcaaaaaaaatgtcTTCCTAAGATATTAATGCAGATTGAAAGATATTATTCTAGCATGAAAATAAACACAtgcattttttaaatactccaAACATTTTCTAAATATGAGCTTCAAGAAATTAAGTTTTATTGAAAGACTTTTCTATTCGTTGACATTTTTGTCGTTTCGCTTGAAAAGCTAATTTTATAATTGGCGTGATTTTTATTCCAATCGCAAATGAGATACAATTTGTCGAAAATCGGCTAAAACTTGGCAAAGTTACAAAGTCAGAGCTGTATTTTGGTAAATGAATGAACATTGAAACAACTTTTTTAGTAATCAAAAATCTGTGTGCAAATCTTTGAATGGCTGCCGATATGATTATTAATTTACAAGGCTTCGTTTTAGCCGGTTTCTTATGAGCTTATCGCTGAAAGGCGTCCGCGagtaattttggtttttttttttttacttacttATCTTTTCATTTACCAACTTACTGATTTTAAGGTATTGTAggtatttttatatatttcttatctaaatacatatatgctaaTTCCTAAGTAGTTATATGCAAAGGGGTTGGGTATACGCTAGCGGAAGTGATTGATTCAAGGCCTCTGATAGACCGTTTCATCGTGCTCGGCCAGCAGACGCTTGTGATCGAAGCCATCGTCATCTTGTCTGACGTTCCAGccgaaacaacgtcgcaccaCATAGAGCACAACGACCAGGAGGAGAGACAGCAATGATGAGGCAATGGGGACGACTAGCACCAGATCCATTTGAGGCTGTTCCAAACGGCTGGATTGAAGTAAAACAATCGGCATTGTCATATTAAGAACACTCGTCTCAATGGCCAATGTCAGCGCATCGGTGGGCGAGCGACAAAGAAGCTTGGACAACAGATAAGTGGCCATATAGCCGGCTATAGGCAGACATAGGGCGGCAACCAATACCtgcaaaataaattgttaCAATTGTTCAGCAGAGTAGTAGGTAGTAGGACTGACTCACCTGCCAGCTGAATTCAGCGAATACGAACCAATTGAGGCCCACTGTCAAACCCACTAGACACAAACTGAGAACCACGGATAGAGGCTTGAGGAAACGGAAAATGAAACGCGTAGTCTTGGGTACACACAGACGCAGGATCATGCCCAGGGCTAGGCACACAACCAGAGCAACAGTTCCACCAGATAGCTGGCCGAATGGCACCATCAACTGATCATCATCATAGACATATCGCGCCATTACCATAATCCACAATGGCAGAAAGGCCAGGGCCAACAAACTATTGATGGTGGTTGTAGCCACCGAAAGATTCACATTGCCCTTTAGGAAAACGGCACAGACATTGGCCAACCCGCCACTGGGTGCCAGAGCCGTGTAGAACAATGCCAATTGCAGGGACTGCTCATTTGCGGAGGACGATGACCACAAGGCTCGTCCCAGGCCAAAGGCCAGGGCTGGCATCATTACAAAACGACTGGCAATGCCCACCATGGGACCAATGGGACGACATATGATGCCCTGCAAACGCTGCAGATCAAGCACTGTACCCAAATTGAGGAACATCAGCAAGGCCAAAGCGGCTGACACATAAGTTGTGATCCTCTCATCTACCACACGGTCACGCAACACGGCAATGGGCAGCTCTTGGCTGGATGTCTCTATATTCGTTGGCGCCAGTTGACTGTGCAGTTCCACTATAAGCTGAGAATATCCGAAACGTTTACCCTGCACAGTTACCGCACCCTGCCAGCTTCCATTAGCAGCAAACTCTTGGAATTGAATGATATGATTCGCTTCGGCCCTGACCGTGTCTATCGTACGGATTACAAAATACAAATCACTGCCGTCTCCATTGCGGGGTTGGACACCATCAATTCGCACTAATGGCTCTAATGCTTCATTGCTCAGCAAACGCAATTCCGCTTGGCCATAATCAACTAGCCAATTGCCAGCCAAATCGCCATACTCCGAGCGTACGGATTGGAATACCAAGCCAAatcccaaaaaatttaccaaGAGGAACGTTAATAAGTTAGCCATTCTGCCCTCAACAACTCGTTAAACTGACTGAACTGACCATGGCACACAATGGCTTGACATTTCTGAGTGGAATTTGAGGTGCTACTTATCGGGCAACCCATTGATGAGATACAGGTGCTAGACGAGATACGAGATACGAGATAGGTAGAGCTGGCTAGTCATAACCAATGCCAGAGTCTCTTATCTAGGCTAGAGAAGGGCCCAGTAGGGGCGTTCCCAGTcatataaattttgatttatatatatatgtacataaatcaTTGTAataaagttttccaattcaGTCTGCGAGTTAAGCTCAACTTGGTTTTGAGCCTATCCCATTCTCTTTATCAACCAAACTTAATTTGGTAACCTCTTTAGATCTACTTTTGAATACTTGTTTCCAGCGATTCCTTTGTTTGGCCtacatattatataaaatatggcactttatttttaaacgcataaacaaaaaagaaaacaaaacgaaaaaaccaATTTCAAATTCTCCTACTGATTACAGCCGTCAACAAATTGAGTTTTTAGAgagtcaacaaaaaaaaaaaaatacttggCACAAACCACATGCAATAGCCAATTGTATTGGTTTATATGCAtttgctattattattattattactcttgatggttttattattataccaTCGAACGATTAAGAAAGGAAGCACTCGAACTGATGATcagaaaatgcaaaatgctCCGATGCACTTTTTAAATTTGGATACggattttaaattatttggcaaagtgtattcatttttttcaatCTGGTTTGTATATTGACACTAACAAATtgtaataatacaaaaaaaaaaaacacacacacacacacacgcacacaaaatGGGAAGACAATATATATACTGTTTGCATTATGTTACTATAATTTCCTTTACGAATTGATTTAATTGAAATGCTTGAGTTTTATCATACATTTGGGATcagctctctttctctctgtttagtttttgtttttttttatttttttaattagtttgttTTGTGGAGCAGCATTAAAGTTAGTAGATAGAACCAAAAGAAGTTTCAGATATCGATTTCTGTTGGATTAATTTGGGAGTTACTCGAGATAACTTGAACGTATCTGTCTTATACTTAGATGAAGAACTTGGAATCTTGGCAGTGGTATTCCCTTCTCGCTCTAATTAGTGAAAGTTTCTACTTCAAGGACGATTTAAAATCGATTTATGTGATTTTACTCTGCATTTGGgtgtttttttgtaaaaattctaattattaataatagtTAGATAATAGTATTTAGTTTACATAATTTATAAAGGCATTTTACACTTTAAGCGTACacgaaaggaaaaaaaaataataataataataataataaagataaaaaggaaaaaatacaaaagcaaaagaaaatatcggggaaaattataaatttggtAGTTACGGGGGAAAAAACTAAATGGTAACTGGACCcaaatatattaattaattcatcagcaacatacacacacacgtacgCATACAAAAATAATCTTAAAGGCTAGGCAAATGATGCTATTGTTCATCTTTAACACCAGAAAAATGCTACTTCTGCTGCTCCCGCTGCGCTGCTTCTTCACCTAATTCACAGACTCTCGTCGtagttttcccttttttttttgttttttgtttgctgttttACTGGCTGATCTTTTGCACTTTTTGTAACACTTTTAGACCCTGCTCTTGATATTCCTGCTTCGACATCCAGAACGCATCGCGATCCTTTGTGACCTCGGCCAAGACAGCACCACCAATGAATACCATATCCTTTCGTCGTGGCGGATCCTCAATGCGTATTTTGAATTTCTGCAAATaaattgagagaaaacaaatGTTGAATTCAGTCTCTTACTCACTCTCTAGTCTCTGGTACACTTACCGCCAGTTTTTCCGTATCGTTTTTAAGCACTCGCTCCAAATATAATTGCTTAAGCTCACGTTCCAGCCGACTGGGCAGACCCGGATACATGGTCGAACCGCCAGATAACACTATATGCTTATATAATTCCGGACGTATATCAATATCGGCCGCCTGTATGGTATTAAAGGCCAATTCCGCTATGCCTGCTCCCTCAACGTTAATTAAATGCGGCTGGAATAGAGCTTCAGGCGCCTCAAATCTTTCGCCGCCCACTTTAATGACACGCCCATCGGGTAATGTATAGGATTCCACAAGCACTGTCGTCTCCAATGCCAAACGCTGCTCCATCTCAATATCATAGCCAATATAACAGAGTTTCTCTTTCATAATGCGTACCGTTTCAAAGTCGGCGGAATGATTGAAAGCATAACCACGTAGTAAAAGTAactaaaaatttgaaataaatttacataacAAACAATCAAAATAGGCAATTCAATTTTGTATGGCATATTTACCTTAATCAAATAACGCGTTATATCCCGACCAGCAATATCCAAGCGGCGCGTTAAATGGGGCAAAGCAAACTCCTCGTATACGGGACAAATGTGTGTCACACCATCTCCCGAATCGATGACCACGCCAGAAATGAGACCCTGAGCAAACAGCGTGAGTACAGCCTGTATGGCAATGTATGTTGAATCGAAACCATATTTCTCAAACATCACCTGCAAAAGGATGAGAAGGAACATTGAGTGATTTAAAAACAGGATATACGTAGACGTACGTACTTCAATCATCTTTTCCCGATTCTTTGTGGGATTCATGGGCGGCTCTGTTAATAAGATTTTTGTATTTGTCGGATCGATATCCATTTTCTTGGGCCCAAATGTATAATCCCATACATGACACATGTCTTCCCAATTTCGGACAACGCCATTCTCCATGGGATACGAGACTTCCAAAAGTGATCTGAGCTGTGAAGCCTCATCGCCGACCATTAGATCCTGTAAGAGTTTTCagaattttgatttaaattttgattggcattgttggtttctttttcttttttttttttgattcttttaggTTAGCTGATTTGATAGTACACAAAATAAGAACGGGGAGAAAAACAACTCGAAAACGATCACTCgaacacatacacacgtacgcacacacacacgcacacgcacacacacaaaataacaaaattatcAACGAGTAATTGTAACGAGCAACAAATGGAACTGCAACGATTTGGATTAGAAGCAAAAGTAAAAGCGTGCAACAAAATAGAACAGAAAAACatgcaaaaattcaaataaaacatatatacataagagagaaagaaaaaaaaacataacaaacaATACATACAATTATtaagaacaacaacattaaACATTAACAGAAacatattttcaataattttaaacattaaaaattttgaaaacgaaaaaaagttGAATAACAAAAATGAGAATATCGAAAAAttcggttttttgttttcaaattattatttactACTCTATATATCGTTATATTCATAGATTGCAacgcgagaaaaaaaaaagaattaaataaattggcCAGGTCAAAATAGACCAATAAAAATGGATCAATATTTGCgtttataacaaaaatttggcagtgctttaaatttataaatgtaGTGTTTACAGAGAATAAGTTAAAGTTATACATTGATCGCTCGAAAATACAGAAAACATGATCCTTGCTGCTACCAATTAGAACAAATTGCATAAATATATGACTTGATATTGAAATGAATAATTGTTGAGATATTCTCTCTGTATCTTAGGATAACGTTTCTGTTTTTTACTTTCTGAGTATTGAATGTATGAACTTATTTTGTTGAATTTAGCGAGTGtagcctttttttttttgtttttattatttaactttttaggtttccaaaatatttatatttatagttacaaagagaaaattttaaaatttttttgcttttaaaatcgtttaatgcaataaaaactataaaaataacttGACTTACATCGACATGTAAATCctgtaaaatatatatatataaatgtaaaaaaagaacagaaaaatttataagaatatttattgaaaaaaacagaaagatttttggttttttttttttgtttttgtgtttggcACTTATGAGtttcgtttgttgttgttttgttttttgctgcTATAGACTAAATGTAATAACTAGTTTAATTtggaatatgtacatacatatatatctataaatatatatatatacacacaattTAGATCAATTATgaaactacatatgtatatcaataaaaaaaaaaaacaaaccgagACTGAATGATCTAAGATGTTTGATGTTAATATCATAtcatcatatatgtatgtatatttcttacaaaacacaatacggcacacgtcggggtcaccaccTAAACCATTATAACCAAGTAAATTAATGTAAAATGTATGTTGTGATATGAATATGTAAGAGTTTTACTGAATGTTATTATATTATGAGatgccaaaaaccaaaaaccctCGAAAAGTGAATCCAGCACATAAATCAATGGGTAAAATGCAATGAATATAAGGTAAATAAAAACTAAGTGATAACGATTGGCGAGTGGCGACTAACGAGTGACGAGTAGCGAAtagagtgagtgtgtgttccTCTATAGTTTGTAGTTGTGTgtttaacaaataaatatattttaaatgaatggtttttctttgtattatgcgctctctatatatgtacatatatgcatatgtttTGACGAATGCTACATAGAGTACTCTATATAtgcgaatatatatatatatatatatatatgtatgtatgtatatatatgtttatgtatgtataagatCATAAGTTATCTTTTGTATAATGTAATAAGTATGGAATAtggaatgtatgtatatatcttgtatttttgttttcgcaTCCAATTGGCTATAACGAGATCATCATACCTTCACTTCAATGTCACCAATTTTATTCACGGCTCGTATAATAGGACGTCCAACCATTGATGGGAAAATGTGAGCGGGGAAATTACTACCAGCATAGCCACATTTAACAAactgtaaaataaaaattcacaTAATTAGTAGAGAAATATCTAATATCGTATTATGGCTTATTTATTTAGTCATTGAATCCTCAAATCAAGCTTCCCCGAGATGAGTTTGTGGTGGTTCTGTAATCTTAAACGGGCGGAAACACTTGCAACAACATGACATCACATATAATATGATAAAATTGCAATACTCTCTTAGTTTAGGGTATTCAAATCTCTGTgtatgagagagagagagagcggcTCTAGTTGGCTATCGGAAACATTATCGCCGATAACTCAAGGCGTCGTaatcacaaacaaaaacaaaactacgaaaataaaaaaaatgaaaccaaatttCTCGAGCTCTATAcgataagaaaaaaaattatgattgAAAATacacttttgttgttgttgttagttaGTTACCGCTCTTTTTGGCGAATTGGGCgtgttgtttgtgtgtgtgtttgtgtgagtgtatgtatgtgggtatgcgtaacattttttttgtttttggatgaGTAATATCAAGCGATCGCTTGTAACAATGACTAAAAAAACGTTgattatgaagaagaagaatcatcatcagcagcagcggaGTTGATGGAggaggaagaagaagcagcagcagcagcagaccCCCCGAAGAGctgcaacagcaaaaaacgTCTAGAAAGAgggggaaaaagaaaaatgttgctggtgctgctgctgctgctgctgctccgcTGACAATACAAAGTGTGTCATTTCTTTGCAGcttatctatgtatgtatgtatagatatgtatgtatgtacatatgtatgtgtgtgtatctctAGGTGTGTACTTACCCCTGTACCGTTATCACAAACAATGACATTTCGTCCCTTGCTATCCATTTCggcagtgtgtgtgtgttattggTCTTCTTCGGCTTTTTCTAGTTGGGATTTAAGTGGGTGCTCCAATTCCAATTATTTTAACTgctactgctactgctgctgctaccgTCTGTGGGTGTTGGTTGACTTCTTAACGGCTTATACACGTTGCTTGTTTCTTACACTTTTTCCAGTTGGATTTTTAGCAGGAATAATTGTTATATCTGCataagtgtatgtgtatgtgtttgtgtatggCGGGCGTCCTGCTGGCACAGCCGTTGCTTTAATACTACTCTACCGTTGAATGATTGTATGTTTCTTGCGGCAACGGAACGGAGCGTTGGACGCACTTAATcacaatcaacagcaaaacacactcacacacacacaatcaatCGGTACTTCATTCAGCACTTCTTAGCAATATCGCTCGCTTTCTCTCCCACTCTCTTATATCTAGCAATCACTCTTTGTATTCGTGTAGTATTTGCCACAATTTTTTATCTTTTAggaataattattaaattttttgttgattttccaaatctttctttttggttaattcagttttttttcgGCGGCATACAAAAACACTctctcccacacacacacacacacacatgcattcGAATACGGTTTGCATtagcgagagagagagcattAATGTGTGACCAGATTTTTTAATCAAGGTTTTGAACTGCGGCCACACTGGCGTCAGTCAATCGGTTATCAAAGAAAAGTGCACCTGTGCTCAGTGGCGCCACAGTGAGCCGGAAGTGCTAAGGCGAGTAAAAAGTCCTAAGGGTAAGAAAAATCGACATTATCGGAGCACACCTGACTGGGCGggcacatttaaaaaaaaagaagtttaCTCTGGATAAATAAACTTCcataatgaatgaaatattgGTTTGTTGTCCCAGGGAGTCCAACCGGAGTAAAATCTAAAACATTGGGACTATTTACTATTTTATGCgaactatttaaaaaaaaaaccaaaggaCATCTACGTGCCAACAACTGATATCAAGTGGGAACCAAATATCAGATACTTGGGTATTACACTGGACAAAAGACTTACATTCAAGGACCATATAAccaatacaaacaaaaaaatcaaacataTACATAGTCCTTACGCTATATCCGTTCATATAGATAATAAAATGGTTTTGTTTAGGTCAATTTTCCAAGCAGTACCACCAGTATGGTCAGATATAGCCAAATGTCACATAAGCCAGTTGCCCagttgtggtttttgttgctATACCGCCCATTAAAAAGATGACCCGCAAGTCGAAAAAGAACAGCCACGAGGATACAACAAAAAcctgaatttttgtttggttttttattgtttcatataatatgtatattgtaaatataataataaacattaCTCATTTGTTATCTTTATAATTGCTTTAAGAGGCGAAATGTCTTAAGTTGTAAGTACCCATGCCTGTTactgtgtctgtgtctgtctgtcctGTCCTGTCCTGTCGTCAGTCATCTGTCGTTGTCTGTCGTATTTTGGTAACATTGTTctttctttgcctttttgtttgtttgtttgtttgttttattttttggtatcttgtaactattttcaaattttctcTCACgctgttttgttgtttcttttcttttgattcTGAGTATTTAATGAGTAGAGTTAGTATATAGAGGCATATGTATGCaagtatgtttgtatgtgtatgtatgttagtACATATGTACCATATATGGTCTTGTTCGATCGATACACTTATCAAAATCTAGGCATAATGAAATTGTTtagttcttttttgttttcttttctttttttttttggtttgtttagAGTTAAAGCGGTGGAGAaaatcatatatatgtattatatatatatatatatatgcgtatatatatatatatacatatgtattatgtATGTCAAGTATAAAAATTTGATAGGATCCGAAGCAAAATGCCAAAACTGTTATAcgaacaaaacaaatttgtttcattttgttgttgtttatttacCTTTTTGTCACAATTTATCTCCGTTTTTAattttgtcctttttttttggtagctATAAtactttttgtgttttctttctttttatatatttaactattgggagtttgcttttgtttttttttttttttgtttttgttaatttgttgtttcaatactaactaaatttttattattatttttggttttgctttataattattttattttattttattttatttatttattattatatatatatttttttttgtataacaGTTTCAACAATTGTCTATTTATAGATatggaacaacaaaaagaaaacgtaAGAATTTTAGCAAATATTTCTTCGTCttaatttttccttttgttatggtttttgtttttctttcttttttggtttttgttgtttttgttataaaaGCTAAGAttccttttttggtttttgtttttaaatataattttaataatttattttgtattattatttatacGATCGATACGTTTATGTGCATAGTCCGCTaagtttataattaaaaaactaacttttgaattGGTTTCAACTTTATAATAGTTTAATAattgttaatattttgtttagtttttgttgttttttggttttttttttgttttgtttaaagcaaattacaaattacaGCAGTTTAGGGCATGTAAAACTAAGGGGAAAACGATTAGTTTAACAATGATGAAGAaggcattttgtttttgtaataattttgcaattttctgtGTGCGGGAAAAAAATCATAgatttgtgtatgtgtgtgtatgtaagtGCTGTCGGTCAAGGGATCGAAGGGGAATGAACTTTGATTGCCATCTCTCAATTTTGGAAACTGAACAACGTTCCGTGTTCCATTCCATATTCCATAATACATATCGAGTAAATTGTTTatccttttatttttattcttttaataCTTACTTAAATACATAtctcattttgttttcttgtgtTTGTTGTCTTTAACAATAGgtaacaaataataaaaacagagAACGAAAcatgaagaagaaataacaatTTGTATTTTGCATAGTGTCTCTCTTTAATGCataatcaacaacaaaaaaccaaagagaAGAGAGCGGTAAACATAACCTACAAAACATGAATAGAATGGAAAGATGAACCTTAACTTGGCCCAAAGTTACAAAAGAAATCCCttgcaaatattttaaggATCTGTTTACTGTCACAAGATCTTATATTCATCTATATACAGTCAATTAGCGGATTAAGTTTATACATCTGTCCTGAAATATCCTTTGAATCTAATTTGTATTCACCGGAGGATTACTCGGAGTAGACAATAGAC from Drosophila willistoni isolate 14030-0811.24 chromosome XL unlocalized genomic scaffold, UCI_dwil_1.1 Seg141, whole genome shotgun sequence includes:
- the LOC6649184 gene encoding sodium/bile acid cotransporter 4, translating into MANLLTFLLVNFLGFGLVFQSVRSEYGDLAGNWLVDYGQAELRLLSNEALEPLVRIDGVQPRNGDGSDLYFVIRTIDTVRAEANHIIQFQEFAANGSWQGAVTVQGKRFGYSQLIVELHSQLAPTNIETSSQELPIAVLRDRVVDERITTYVSAALALLMFLNLGTVLDLQRLQGIICRPIGPMVGIASRFVMMPALAFGLGRALWSSSSANEQSLQLALFYTALAPSGGLANVCAVFLKGNVNLSVATTTINSLLALAFLPLWIMVMARYVYDDDQLMVPFGQLSGGTVALVVCLALGMILRLCVPKTTRFIFRFLKPLSVVLSLCLVGLTVGLNWFVFAEFSWQVLVAALCLPIAGYMATYLLSKLLCRSPTDALTLAIETSVLNMTMPIVLLQSSRLEQPQMDLVLVVPIASSLLSLLLVVVLYVVRRCFGWNVRQDDDGFDHKRLLAEHDETVYQRP
- the LOC6649237 gene encoding actin-related protein 2 isoform X1, with the protein product MDSKGRNVIVCDNGTGFVKCGYAGSNFPAHIFPSMVGRPIIRAVNKIGDIEVKDLHVDDLMVGDEASQLRSLLEVSYPMENGVVRNWEDMCHVWDYTFGPKKMDIDPTNTKILLTEPPMNPTKNREKMIEVMFEKYGFDSTYIAIQAVLTLFAQGLISGVVIDSGDGVTHICPVYEEFALPHLTRRLDIAGRDITRYLIKLLLLRGYAFNHSADFETVRIMKEKLCYIGYDIEMEQRLALETTVLVESYTLPDGRVIKVGGERFEAPEALFQPHLINVEGAGIAELAFNTIQAADIDIRPELYKHIVLSGGSTMYPGLPSRLERELKQLYLERVLKNDTEKLAKFKIRIEDPPRRKDMVFIGGAVLAEVTKDRDAFWMSKQEYQEQGLKVLQKVQKISQ
- the LOC6649237 gene encoding actin-related protein 2 isoform X2 — its product is MDSKGRNVIVCDNGTGFVKCGYAGSNFPAHIFPSMVGRPIIRAVNKIGDIEVKDLMVGDEASQLRSLLEVSYPMENGVVRNWEDMCHVWDYTFGPKKMDIDPTNTKILLTEPPMNPTKNREKMIEVMFEKYGFDSTYIAIQAVLTLFAQGLISGVVIDSGDGVTHICPVYEEFALPHLTRRLDIAGRDITRYLIKLLLLRGYAFNHSADFETVRIMKEKLCYIGYDIEMEQRLALETTVLVESYTLPDGRVIKVGGERFEAPEALFQPHLINVEGAGIAELAFNTIQAADIDIRPELYKHIVLSGGSTMYPGLPSRLERELKQLYLERVLKNDTEKLAKFKIRIEDPPRRKDMVFIGGAVLAEVTKDRDAFWMSKQEYQEQGLKVLQKVQKISQ